One genomic window of Quercus lobata isolate SW786 chromosome 9, ValleyOak3.0 Primary Assembly, whole genome shotgun sequence includes the following:
- the LOC115960455 gene encoding uncharacterized protein LOC115960455: MSMDESPKDYSRVTSTSITETTTSVHVTALDGLVNVNSLFTIAVFVGLSLTTPNQRSLEPNTACDAGIDVARKLLVFEVVSFSFFLFSSLVAQGLKLAINLLNSKDVDEAFRAHINLKVLRLGMMGSAIGSVMGCLFLMLSMVNVIQIRLGMLSCGSKSAVHAVAALLILVSSALIVYISTAIYAFLH, from the exons ATGTCCATGGATGa ATCTCCAAAAGACTACAGCAGAGTGACATCGACTTCTATCACGGAGACAACAACAAGTGTACACGTGACAGCCTTGGATGGCCTGGTGAATGTAAACTCACTCTTCACAATAGCAGTTTTTGTGGGTCTTTCTCTAACAACACCGAATCAACGCAGCCTTGAACCCAACACAGCCTGTGATGCTGGCATTGACGTGGCGAGGAAACTCTTGGTGTTTGAGGTTGTCTCTTTTAGcttcttcttgttttcttcATTGGTGGCACAGGGGCTTAAGCTGGCTATCAACTTGTTGAATAGTAAGGATGTGGATGAGGCCTTCAGGGCCCACATAAATTTGAAGGTTTTGAGGCTTGGAATGATGGGGTCGGCTATTGGGTCGGTGATGGGGTGCTTGTTTTTGATGCTGTCAATGGTGAATGTGATTCAGATCAGGTTGGGGATGTTGTCTTGTGGGAGTAAATCTGCTGTGCATGCTGTGGCCGCTTTGCTAATCTTGGTTTCTTCTGCTCTTATTGTTTATATTTCCACTGCTATTTATGCTTTTTTGCACTGA
- the LOC115958841 gene encoding protein FAR1-RELATED SEQUENCE 5-like isoform X2 — protein sequence MISDSAEMELDVDLDSKIIDCSIGREICVTEAGEMLDLYEGRELGIHEIDNNVEPYVGMEFESEEAAMMYYDAYAKCLGFIIRVGNCHRSGREGSVISRRFLCNKEGFRVNNNKTRNTRSLEVRKPRQITREGCKAMIMVRKEKTGKWVVTKLETKHNHPMGISVGKGRRCTVQARPQDEKDKKIRELSTELGRVNQQIAQCQEQLKIILKYIEQHANHLTKSVQKIVENVKEVDAEGQA from the exons ATGATTTCAGATTCTGCTGAGATGGAACTTGATGTGGACTTGGACAGCAAGATAATAGATTGCTCAATTGGAAGGGAGATTTGTGTTACCGAGGCTGGAGAAATGCTTGATTTATATGAGGGGAGAGAGTTAGGTATACATGAAATAGATAATAATGTGGAACCTTATGTTGGGATGGAGTTTGAATCTGAAGAGGCAGCTATGATGTATTATGATGCATATGCTAAGTGTTTGGGCTTCATTATCAGAGTTGGTAATTGCCATCGTTCAGGTCGTGAAGGATCAGTTATCAGTCGAAGGTTTCTTTGTAACAAAGAAGGTTTCCGTGTTAATAATAACAAGACAAGAAATACAAGAAGTCTCGAAGTGAGGAAGCCAAGGCAGATTACTAGGGAGGGTTGCAAGGCTATGATTATGGTGAGGAAAGAGAAGACAGGAAAATGGGTTGTCACAAAGCTTGAAACAAAACATAATCACCCAATGGGGATATCTGTTGGCAAGGGTCGTAGGTGTACAGTTCAGGCCAGACCGCAG GATGAGAAAGATAAGAAAATACGGGAACTGTCCACGGAACTCGGTCGTGTGAACCAACAAATAGCACAGTGCCAGGAgcaactaaaaataattttgaaatatattgaaCAACATGCAAACCACCTTACAAAAAGTGTTCAAAAAATAGTTGAGAATGTAAAAGAAGTTGATGCCGAGGGTCAAGCGTAA
- the LOC115958841 gene encoding protein FAR1-RELATED SEQUENCE 5-like isoform X1, whose protein sequence is MLEILKRHIKKKRMISDSAEMELDVDLDSKIIDCSIGREICVTEAGEMLDLYEGRELGIHEIDNNVEPYVGMEFESEEAAMMYYDAYAKCLGFIIRVGNCHRSGREGSVISRRFLCNKEGFRVNNNKTRNTRSLEVRKPRQITREGCKAMIMVRKEKTGKWVVTKLETKHNHPMGISVGKGRRCTVQARPQDEKDKKIRELSTELGRVNQQIAQCQEQLKIILKYIEQHANHLTKSVQKIVENVKEVDAEGQA, encoded by the exons at GCTGGAAATACTGAAGAGGCATATCAAGAAAAAGAG AATGATTTCAGATTCTGCTGAGATGGAACTTGATGTGGACTTGGACAGCAAGATAATAGATTGCTCAATTGGAAGGGAGATTTGTGTTACCGAGGCTGGAGAAATGCTTGATTTATATGAGGGGAGAGAGTTAGGTATACATGAAATAGATAATAATGTGGAACCTTATGTTGGGATGGAGTTTGAATCTGAAGAGGCAGCTATGATGTATTATGATGCATATGCTAAGTGTTTGGGCTTCATTATCAGAGTTGGTAATTGCCATCGTTCAGGTCGTGAAGGATCAGTTATCAGTCGAAGGTTTCTTTGTAACAAAGAAGGTTTCCGTGTTAATAATAACAAGACAAGAAATACAAGAAGTCTCGAAGTGAGGAAGCCAAGGCAGATTACTAGGGAGGGTTGCAAGGCTATGATTATGGTGAGGAAAGAGAAGACAGGAAAATGGGTTGTCACAAAGCTTGAAACAAAACATAATCACCCAATGGGGATATCTGTTGGCAAGGGTCGTAGGTGTACAGTTCAGGCCAGACCGCAG GATGAGAAAGATAAGAAAATACGGGAACTGTCCACGGAACTCGGTCGTGTGAACCAACAAATAGCACAGTGCCAGGAgcaactaaaaataattttgaaatatattgaaCAACATGCAAACCACCTTACAAAAAGTGTTCAAAAAATAGTTGAGAATGTAAAAGAAGTTGATGCCGAGGGTCAAGCGTAA
- the LOC115958841 gene encoding protein FAR1-RELATED SEQUENCE 5-like isoform X3, with amino-acid sequence MLEILKRHIKKKRMISDSAEMELDVDLDSKIIDCSIGREICVTEAGEMLDLYEGRELGIHEIDNNVEPYVGMEFESEEAAMMYYDAYAKCLGFIIRVGNCHRSGREGSVISRRFLCNKEGFRVNNNKTRNTRSLEVRKPRQITREGCKAMIMVRKEKTGKWVVTKLETKHNHPMGISVGKGRRCTVQARPQVLMNAAENVFCFL; translated from the exons at GCTGGAAATACTGAAGAGGCATATCAAGAAAAAGAG AATGATTTCAGATTCTGCTGAGATGGAACTTGATGTGGACTTGGACAGCAAGATAATAGATTGCTCAATTGGAAGGGAGATTTGTGTTACCGAGGCTGGAGAAATGCTTGATTTATATGAGGGGAGAGAGTTAGGTATACATGAAATAGATAATAATGTGGAACCTTATGTTGGGATGGAGTTTGAATCTGAAGAGGCAGCTATGATGTATTATGATGCATATGCTAAGTGTTTGGGCTTCATTATCAGAGTTGGTAATTGCCATCGTTCAGGTCGTGAAGGATCAGTTATCAGTCGAAGGTTTCTTTGTAACAAAGAAGGTTTCCGTGTTAATAATAACAAGACAAGAAATACAAGAAGTCTCGAAGTGAGGAAGCCAAGGCAGATTACTAGGGAGGGTTGCAAGGCTATGATTATGGTGAGGAAAGAGAAGACAGGAAAATGGGTTGTCACAAAGCTTGAAACAAAACATAATCACCCAATGGGGATATCTGTTGGCAAGGGTCGTAGGTGTACAGTTCAGGCCAGACCGCAG GTCCTTATGAACGCGGCAGAAAATGTTTTTTGCTTCCTTTGA
- the LOC115958841 gene encoding protein FAR1-RELATED SEQUENCE 5-like isoform X4, translated as MLEILKRHIKKKRMISDSAEMELDVDLDSKIIDCSIGREICVTEAGEMLDLYEGRELGIHEIDNNVEPYVGMEFESEEAAMMYYDAYAKCLGFIIRVGNCHRSGREGSVISRRFLCNKEGFRVNNNKTRNTRSLEVRKPRQITREGCKAMIMVRKEKTGKWVVTKLETKHNHPMGISVGKGRRCTVQARPQFTE; from the exons at GCTGGAAATACTGAAGAGGCATATCAAGAAAAAGAG AATGATTTCAGATTCTGCTGAGATGGAACTTGATGTGGACTTGGACAGCAAGATAATAGATTGCTCAATTGGAAGGGAGATTTGTGTTACCGAGGCTGGAGAAATGCTTGATTTATATGAGGGGAGAGAGTTAGGTATACATGAAATAGATAATAATGTGGAACCTTATGTTGGGATGGAGTTTGAATCTGAAGAGGCAGCTATGATGTATTATGATGCATATGCTAAGTGTTTGGGCTTCATTATCAGAGTTGGTAATTGCCATCGTTCAGGTCGTGAAGGATCAGTTATCAGTCGAAGGTTTCTTTGTAACAAAGAAGGTTTCCGTGTTAATAATAACAAGACAAGAAATACAAGAAGTCTCGAAGTGAGGAAGCCAAGGCAGATTACTAGGGAGGGTTGCAAGGCTATGATTATGGTGAGGAAAGAGAAGACAGGAAAATGGGTTGTCACAAAGCTTGAAACAAAACATAATCACCCAATGGGGATATCTGTTGGCAAGGGTCGTAGGTGTACAGTTCAGGCCAGACCGCAG TTTACTGAATAG